In Dehalogenimonas etheniformans, one genomic interval encodes:
- a CDS encoding inositol-3-phosphate synthase — MGKINVAIIGVGNCASSFVQGVYYYRKAKETEFVPGLMHVNLGGYHVSDIEFVAAFDIDKNKVGKDLSEAIFTTPNNTFKFTDVPLSGVKVERGMTHDGLGKYLSQIIEKAPGPTADIVGILKAKKVDVVINYLPVGSEEATKWYVEQVLEAGCALINCIPVFIAREKYWQDRFINKGLPVIGDDIKSQVGATIVHRVLTHLFRERGVKLERTYQLNFGGNTDFMNMLERERLESKKISKTNAVSSQLDYKMNPGDIHVGPSDYVPWLLDRKFCHIRMEGRTFGDVPLLLECKLEVWDSPNSAGVVIDAVRCAKLALERGIKGALFGPASYFMKSPPEQYSDAEAHEATERFITESVAELQAAKKPTKEGK; from the coding sequence TTGGGTAAGATTAATGTCGCCATCATCGGTGTTGGCAACTGCGCTTCATCTTTCGTACAGGGAGTCTATTATTATCGCAAAGCCAAAGAAACGGAATTTGTTCCGGGCTTGATGCATGTCAATCTGGGCGGCTACCACGTCTCGGACATCGAGTTCGTAGCGGCTTTCGATATTGATAAGAATAAGGTCGGCAAGGACCTCTCGGAAGCGATTTTTACCACCCCCAACAACACCTTTAAATTCACCGATGTCCCGCTGTCCGGCGTCAAGGTCGAGCGAGGTATGACCCACGATGGTCTGGGAAAATATCTGTCACAGATCATCGAGAAAGCCCCCGGCCCGACTGCCGACATCGTAGGTATCTTAAAAGCCAAAAAAGTCGACGTCGTCATCAACTATCTGCCGGTCGGCTCCGAGGAAGCCACCAAGTGGTATGTTGAACAGGTACTTGAGGCGGGTTGCGCCCTGATAAACTGCATCCCTGTGTTTATAGCCCGCGAAAAGTATTGGCAGGACCGTTTCATCAACAAGGGCCTCCCGGTTATCGGCGACGATATCAAGAGCCAGGTTGGGGCGACCATTGTCCACCGTGTCCTGACCCATCTGTTCCGCGAACGCGGCGTCAAACTGGAACGCACCTACCAACTCAACTTCGGCGGCAATACCGATTTTATGAACATGCTTGAGCGCGAGCGCTTGGAGAGCAAAAAGATCTCCAAGACCAACGCCGTGTCTTCCCAACTCGATTACAAGATGAATCCCGGCGACATTCACGTCGGTCCTTCCGACTATGTACCATGGCTTCTTGATCGCAAATTCTGCCACATCCGCATGGAAGGCCGGACTTTCGGTGATGTCCCGCTGCTGTTGGAATGCAAGCTGGAGGTATGGGACAGCCCCAACTCCGCCGGAGTTGTGATCGACGCCGTCCGGTGCGCCAAGTTGGCTCTAGAGCGTGGTATCAAGGGCGCCTTGTTCGGACCTGCCTCGTACTTCATGAAATCGCCTCCGGAACAGTATTCCGATGCCGAGGCTCACGAAGCCACCGAGCGATTTATCACCGAGAGTGTGGCTGAACTTCAGGCTGCCAAAAAGCCTACCAAAGAAGGTAAATAA
- the rnpM gene encoding RNase P modulator RnpM — MNTTKKTPQRTCVVCRTVGSKRGLLRVVRTPEGQVLLDPSGRLAGRGAYLCREASCLNLALKDNKIEHILKVKISPEDRELLKTNIGEYIKEQALV, encoded by the coding sequence ATGAATACGACTAAAAAAACTCCCCAGCGCACCTGCGTGGTCTGCCGGACTGTCGGCAGCAAACGCGGATTGTTGCGCGTCGTCAGGACGCCGGAAGGGCAGGTCCTGCTAGACCCTTCGGGTCGCCTGGCAGGCCGGGGCGCCTACCTTTGCCGTGAGGCCAGTTGCCTGAACCTGGCTTTGAAAGATAACAAAATAGAGCATATATTGAAAGTTAAAATCAGCCCGGAAGATAGAGAATTGCTGAAAACTAATATCGGCGAATATATTAAGGAGCAGGCACTTGTCTGA
- the rplK gene encoding 50S ribosomal protein L11: MAKKIKAIVKLQIPAGKANPAPPIGPALGQHGVNIMGFCKEYNERTASMAGTVVPVEITIYDDRSFTFVTKTPPATDLLKKALALEKGAGNPGHNTAPVLSRAKLKEIAALKMKDLNAADLAGAERIIEGSARSMGIKVE, from the coding sequence TTGGCTAAGAAAATCAAGGCAATAGTCAAACTGCAGATACCGGCCGGCAAGGCTAATCCTGCGCCGCCCATCGGTCCCGCCCTGGGCCAGCACGGCGTCAATATCATGGGGTTCTGCAAAGAATATAACGAACGCACCGCCTCAATGGCCGGAACGGTGGTGCCGGTTGAGATTACCATCTATGACGACCGATCGTTCACCTTCGTCACAAAGACTCCGCCGGCCACCGACCTCCTGAAGAAGGCGCTGGCTTTGGAGAAAGGCGCGGGCAATCCGGGCCACAATACAGCTCCGGTATTAAGCCGCGCCAAGCTCAAGGAGATCGCCGCCCTGAAGATGAAAGATTTGAATGCCGCCGATCTTGCCGGCGCAGAGCGCATCATCGAGGGTTCAGCCCGAAGTATGGGGATAAAGGTAGAATAA
- the rplL gene encoding 50S ribosomal protein L7/L12 yields MSNVTEALALIEKMTLFEVAELKKGIEEKFGVSAAVPMMAAAAPAAGAGGAAAAPAAEEKTEFDVILKDVGANKINVIRVVRELTNLGLKESKDLVEAAPKAVKEAISKDEAAAAKSKLEAVGATVEVK; encoded by the coding sequence ATGTCGAACGTAACTGAAGCCCTGGCGTTAATTGAAAAAATGACCCTTTTCGAAGTCGCTGAACTTAAAAAGGGTATCGAAGAGAAATTCGGCGTGAGCGCCGCCGTCCCGATGATGGCCGCTGCCGCCCCGGCTGCCGGCGCTGGTGGTGCCGCCGCTGCTCCTGCCGCTGAAGAAAAAACCGAGTTTGACGTCATCTTGAAGGATGTCGGCGCCAACAAGATCAACGTTATCCGCGTCGTCCGCGAACTCACCAACCTGGGCCTGAAAGAGTCCAAGGACCTGGTTGAGGCCGCTCCCAAGGCCGTCAAAGAAGCCATCAGCAAGGACGAGGCGGCTGCCGCCAAATCCAAGCTGGAAGCCGTCGGCGCGACCGTCGAAGTTAAATAA
- the rbfA gene encoding 30S ribosome-binding factor RbfA, protein MSHRIERVNQLIRKEISESLQREVNDPRLAGVISVTAVETAPDLKFAKVYVSHLAGAERKDEILGALNSAAGFFRGELGKVLTMRYVPEIHFYWDESIERGARLSQLIDQANKPQKHPTDQR, encoded by the coding sequence GTGAGCCACCGCATCGAGCGGGTCAATCAACTGATCCGCAAAGAGATAAGTGAGTCGCTCCAGCGTGAAGTTAACGACCCCCGCCTGGCCGGAGTTATATCGGTCACTGCGGTGGAGACGGCTCCCGACTTAAAATTCGCCAAAGTCTATGTCAGCCACTTGGCTGGCGCCGAGCGTAAGGATGAAATACTAGGCGCTTTAAATTCCGCCGCAGGGTTTTTTCGCGGCGAGTTGGGCAAAGTGCTCACCATGCGCTACGTCCCGGAGATCCATTTCTATTGGGACGAGTCAATAGAAAGGGGCGCGCGGCTGAGTCAGCTCATCGATCAGGCAAACAAACCCCAGAAACATCCAACGGATCAAAGATGA
- the rplA gene encoding 50S ribosomal protein L1, translated as MVDHGKRFDAVEKLVEAGKEYTPAEAIALAKKAATAKFDETVEVHLRMGLDPRNSAQVVRGVALMPAGLGKKVRVLVFAQGDAEKIARDAGADFVGADDLVAKINEGWTEFDMAIATPDMMGKVGKLGKVLGRKGLMPNPKAGTVVAAGDLPQTIKEARMGRVEFKLDRSAIIHTVLGKASFDEAGLMQNLTSLMEAIVRAKPSGAKGQYIKSVYVTTTMGPGFKLDLRPTMALGGA; from the coding sequence ATGGTTGATCATGGCAAACGTTTTGACGCAGTTGAAAAATTGGTAGAGGCGGGTAAAGAATATACTCCCGCCGAGGCCATCGCCCTGGCTAAAAAGGCCGCGACCGCAAAGTTCGATGAAACGGTCGAGGTCCATCTCCGCATGGGTCTGGATCCGCGCAATTCGGCGCAGGTCGTCCGCGGTGTGGCCCTCATGCCGGCCGGGTTGGGCAAGAAGGTCCGGGTCCTGGTTTTCGCCCAGGGTGACGCCGAAAAAATCGCCCGAGACGCCGGTGCCGATTTCGTTGGCGCCGACGACCTCGTTGCCAAGATCAATGAAGGCTGGACCGAATTCGATATGGCCATCGCTACCCCGGACATGATGGGTAAAGTCGGTAAACTGGGCAAGGTGCTTGGCCGCAAGGGCTTGATGCCTAATCCCAAGGCCGGTACCGTTGTGGCCGCCGGAGATTTGCCGCAGACCATCAAAGAAGCCAGGATGGGCCGGGTGGAATTCAAACTAGACCGCAGCGCCATCATCCATACCGTTCTCGGCAAAGCCAGTTTTGATGAAGCTGGTCTGATGCAGAACCTGACCTCCCTGATGGAGGCCATCGTCCGCGCCAAGCCTTCCGGGGCTAAAGGGCAGTATATTAAGAGCGTCTATGTGACAACCACCATGGGTCCCGGATTCAAGTTGGACCTGCGGCCGACCATGGCCCTTGGCGGCGCATAG
- a CDS encoding YifB family Mg chelatase-like AAA ATPase, which produces MLARVLTCALLGLEGTIVEVEVDTAPGLPNFTVVGLPDTAIQEARERVRYAVRNSGFFFPNKRVVASLAPADFKKTGPAYDLPIALGIVMSSGQLSADVSNLILLGELSLEGKLRHTTGILPMVALAHQKGYQRVVVPAEDALEACLVDGVEIIPIDSLAQLASFLSGETEAPACPVRPPEEAPVPPGKGVDMTFIKGQEHVKRALEVAAAGAHNVVMSGPPGSGKTMLARALTTILPPLTNEEALEVTKIMSVAGYLRPGKALIKERPFRAPHYTTSAAGLVGGGHWPRPGEITLSHRGVLFLDELPEFGHNMLEVLRAPLEDRVVTISRSQGSVTFPANFMMVGAMNPCPCGYFGDSLKECRCQTSAITRYQARLSGPFLDRVDIFIDVPRVDFDKLSGGHNGEASSVIAGRVMAARQIQTDRFHGTRLNANNDMAAPEIKKYCILDPAAESLLRTAMRQLSLSARAFHRTLRLSRTIADLDGSEIIKAHHMAEALQYRPRLNS; this is translated from the coding sequence ATGTTAGCTCGAGTCTTGACCTGTGCTCTACTGGGTCTCGAAGGCACCATCGTCGAGGTTGAGGTCGATACCGCCCCCGGTTTGCCCAACTTCACCGTCGTCGGCCTGCCGGATACCGCCATCCAGGAAGCTCGGGAGCGGGTACGCTACGCCGTCCGTAACTCCGGCTTTTTCTTCCCAAACAAACGGGTGGTCGCGAGTTTGGCGCCGGCGGACTTCAAGAAGACCGGTCCAGCTTACGATCTACCTATTGCCCTGGGAATAGTCATGAGTTCCGGGCAGCTTTCCGCCGATGTCTCCAACCTGATTTTGCTCGGCGAGCTTTCCCTGGAAGGCAAGTTGCGCCACACTACCGGTATACTGCCGATGGTCGCCCTGGCGCATCAGAAGGGCTACCAGAGAGTGGTCGTGCCGGCCGAGGACGCGCTTGAGGCTTGCCTCGTTGACGGTGTCGAGATCATCCCCATCGATAGCCTGGCTCAACTTGCGTCCTTTTTATCGGGAGAGACCGAGGCTCCCGCCTGCCCTGTTCGCCCTCCAGAAGAAGCCCCAGTCCCACCGGGTAAAGGTGTTGACATGACCTTCATCAAGGGACAGGAGCATGTGAAACGAGCTCTCGAGGTGGCCGCTGCCGGCGCACATAACGTCGTCATGTCGGGACCGCCCGGTTCCGGCAAGACCATGCTAGCGCGGGCGCTGACCACCATTTTGCCACCACTGACCAATGAAGAGGCTCTTGAGGTTACCAAAATCATGAGCGTCGCTGGCTATCTGAGACCGGGCAAAGCACTCATCAAGGAGCGTCCGTTCCGGGCTCCCCACTACACGACTTCGGCGGCCGGATTAGTCGGTGGTGGCCATTGGCCACGTCCAGGCGAGATAACGTTGTCGCACCGCGGCGTGCTTTTCCTGGATGAACTGCCGGAATTCGGCCATAATATGCTTGAGGTTTTGCGGGCTCCGCTTGAGGATCGAGTAGTGACCATATCCCGATCTCAGGGTTCGGTAACTTTTCCGGCTAACTTTATGATGGTTGGTGCCATGAATCCCTGCCCGTGCGGTTATTTTGGAGACAGTCTCAAGGAATGCCGGTGTCAGACTTCGGCCATCACCCGCTACCAGGCAAGGCTGTCAGGACCGTTTCTTGACCGTGTCGATATATTCATTGATGTCCCCAGAGTGGACTTTGATAAGCTTTCGGGCGGGCACAACGGCGAGGCATCATCAGTTATCGCCGGACGGGTTATGGCGGCTCGTCAGATCCAGACCGACCGGTTCCACGGCACTCGGCTGAACGCCAATAACGATATGGCGGCTCCGGAGATTAAAAAATACTGCATCCTGGATCCGGCCGCTGAAAGCCTGTTGCGCACCGCGATGCGCCAACTATCTTTATCCGCGCGAGCCTTTCACCGGACATTGAGACTCAGCCGCACCATCGCCGACCTCGACGGCAGTGAGATAATAAAAGCCCATCACATGGCCGAGGCGCTGCAGTACCGGCCACGCCTCAACTCTTAG
- the truB gene encoding tRNA pseudouridine(55) synthase TruB, whose amino-acid sequence MTVSGWLNINKPAGITSYAVIARLKRLTGQRHIGHAGTLDPLATGVLPVAFGQATRTIEFLHQVSKTYLAEIELGAETDTLDAKGKFMFRHDASGVSQDAVEMALRSFIGTIRQVPPVFSALKRNGTPLYELARRGETVELEPRMVTIHKIQLLDFNPPVVTIEVDCGSGTYIRSLARDLGQSLGVGAYLKCLERTRYGIFDIKDCTELGRMDSAEEIIADLLPADYPLSHCPGVQADSESAERISHGVVTAEVLAQITEKRAYCLYDRSGILLAVIDASSTDLRLKVFNQPATDT is encoded by the coding sequence ATGACCGTCAGCGGCTGGCTCAACATTAACAAGCCGGCGGGGATTACATCATATGCGGTCATCGCCCGGCTGAAACGTCTGACCGGCCAGCGGCATATAGGCCACGCCGGGACCCTTGACCCCTTAGCTACCGGCGTCCTGCCTGTGGCTTTCGGCCAGGCAACGCGCACTATAGAATTCCTCCACCAGGTTTCCAAAACGTATCTCGCAGAAATCGAACTGGGCGCCGAGACCGATACCCTCGATGCCAAGGGCAAGTTCATGTTCAGGCACGATGCCTCGGGCGTAAGCCAAGACGCCGTCGAAATGGCATTGAGAAGCTTCATTGGTACTATCCGGCAGGTGCCTCCGGTGTTTTCGGCGCTCAAACGGAACGGTACTCCGTTATACGAACTTGCCCGCCGCGGCGAAACCGTCGAACTCGAACCCAGGATGGTAACCATCCATAAAATCCAACTCCTGGATTTCAATCCGCCCGTTGTCACTATCGAAGTCGATTGCGGTTCTGGCACCTATATCCGGTCACTTGCACGCGACCTCGGGCAGTCACTTGGGGTAGGGGCCTACCTGAAGTGCCTCGAACGCACCCGATACGGAATATTTGACATAAAAGACTGCACCGAACTCGGACGCATGGATTCGGCAGAAGAGATTATCGCCGATCTCCTCCCGGCAGACTACCCGTTGTCGCACTGCCCGGGGGTTCAGGCGGATTCTGAATCGGCCGAAAGAATCAGTCACGGTGTGGTAACCGCCGAGGTCTTAGCCCAAATTACCGAGAAGAGAGCTTACTGCCTCTACGACCGGAGCGGAATTCTACTGGCGGTAATCGATGCCTCAAGTACCGATCTGCGATTAAAGGTATTCAACCAGCCTGCCACCGATACCTAA
- the nusA gene encoding transcription termination factor NusA, which produces MKSDFLLAITQLSAEKNLSKEVVLAAVEAALVSAYRKESFAPNQNIQVKIDPATGRVKVWAEKTVVEKVDDPRKEITLAEAKRIQPGIQLGEPVAVESTPADAGRIAAQTAKQVILQRLHEAENTAIVDEYAGKAGDIVSGVIQRIEPKQIIVDLGRAEAVMPLQEQVHTERYRPGQRIRAYLVEVAKGIKGPTVVLSRSHPGLLRRLFEMEIPEIFSGMVEIKSVAREAGARSKVAVAARQTGIDPVGCCVGLRGIRIQNIVSELSGEKIDVVSWSPDPAVFIANALSPAQVVRVILSESDKSATAVIPDRQQSLAIGKEGQNVRLAVKLTGWRIDIKSVSDYEAAHPVVTPEAVSKAPEAVAQPVIEKTLEKPAEKVAEKVAEKAPVRHVEKPEKPVEVAPAVPVVEPVIPEPVAVTAPAMQAPVEEEVGLKLSLNVPERVPVGAGSKSGVRFAEDILGRSGDRGVDKKKKKGKDDEGGRGKKKRSGGAGEFDTDEYD; this is translated from the coding sequence ATGAAAAGCGACTTCTTGCTCGCTATCACTCAACTCTCCGCCGAGAAAAACCTCTCGAAAGAGGTGGTTCTGGCGGCGGTTGAGGCGGCGCTCGTTTCCGCCTACCGTAAAGAGAGTTTTGCCCCCAATCAGAATATTCAGGTCAAGATCGATCCAGCCACCGGGCGTGTTAAGGTTTGGGCTGAAAAAACGGTCGTCGAAAAAGTCGATGACCCTCGTAAGGAAATAACCCTTGCTGAAGCTAAACGCATCCAGCCGGGCATTCAGTTAGGCGAACCGGTAGCCGTAGAATCAACGCCTGCCGATGCCGGGCGAATTGCGGCTCAGACTGCCAAACAGGTGATCCTGCAGCGCCTCCATGAGGCCGAGAACACCGCCATTGTAGATGAGTATGCCGGAAAGGCCGGTGATATCGTCTCCGGTGTCATCCAGCGGATCGAACCCAAACAGATCATTGTCGATCTGGGACGGGCCGAAGCCGTCATGCCGCTCCAGGAGCAGGTGCACACCGAGCGCTACCGGCCGGGGCAGCGCATCCGCGCCTATCTTGTTGAGGTTGCTAAAGGTATCAAGGGACCGACGGTCGTCCTGTCCCGGTCTCATCCTGGTTTACTGCGGCGCCTTTTCGAGATGGAGATACCGGAAATCTTCAGCGGCATGGTGGAAATTAAATCCGTCGCCCGGGAAGCCGGTGCTCGGAGCAAGGTCGCGGTCGCGGCACGACAGACGGGGATCGATCCCGTCGGTTGCTGCGTGGGTCTCCGGGGTATTCGCATCCAAAACATCGTTTCCGAGCTTAGCGGAGAAAAAATTGATGTGGTATCCTGGAGCCCGGACCCAGCGGTTTTTATTGCCAATGCGCTGTCGCCCGCCCAGGTGGTAAGAGTAATTCTGTCGGAAAGTGACAAGTCCGCTACCGCCGTCATCCCCGATCGACAGCAGAGCCTGGCCATCGGCAAAGAAGGTCAGAATGTCCGGCTGGCGGTCAAGTTGACCGGCTGGCGCATCGATATCAAGAGCGTTTCTGATTACGAGGCGGCTCATCCCGTGGTGACGCCTGAGGCTGTTAGCAAGGCACCTGAGGCTGTAGCCCAACCCGTCATCGAAAAAACGCTTGAAAAACCGGCCGAAAAGGTCGCAGAGAAAGTGGCCGAAAAGGCCCCGGTAAGGCACGTTGAAAAACCCGAAAAACCCGTCGAGGTAGCGCCTGCGGTTCCGGTCGTCGAACCGGTGATACCCGAACCGGTGGCCGTGACCGCACCGGCGATGCAAGCTCCCGTCGAAGAGGAAGTCGGCCTGAAACTGTCGCTCAACGTTCCCGAGCGCGTGCCAGTCGGCGCCGGCAGCAAATCGGGCGTCCGCTTCGCCGAGGATATCCTTGGGCGCTCGGGTGATAGAGGCGTCGACAAGAAAAAGAAAAAAGGCAAAGATGACGAAGGCGGCCGAGGCAAGAAAAAACGCTCCGGCGGCGCCGGCGAATTCGATACGGATGAATACGACTAA
- the infB gene encoding translation initiation factor IF-2 has product MSEERKEISTRVPQSKAVELPAAISVRQLAQTIRQNPIEVIKQLMRNGLMANINEVIDYEAAARIAADFGIEAKPQTVRAATKKKKPEHEETKNLPLRPPVVTIMGHVDHGKTRLLDAIRQTHVMESETGGITQHIGAYQVDVKGQKITFLDTPGHEAFTAMRARGARSTDITVLVVAADDGIMPQTLEAIDHARAAGVPIVVAINKIDKPTANPDRVKQQLADHGLVVEDWGGDTIAVGTSAKEHKGIDDLLENILLVAEMEDLHADPNAPATGVVIEAEMDKSRGAMATVLVQNGSLKIGDTIVVGDAFGKVKAMFSDQGKHLRKADPSTPVAILGLPTVPGVGDSFAAVESERQARQIISERTVKKPVTVSLASLHDQIAAGKVKELNIVLKTDVQGSIEPIRTSLEKLATDNLTVHIIHAGTGNITENDVMLAIASHGLVIGFSTGVETGAQKLAETEKIDIKRYDIIYNLIEDVDKALKGLIEPEIIEVVEGRAEVRAVFPAGKKAKVAGVYVIEGKASRGARVRVMRGSEQLAESAIISLRRFKDDVREVAAGFECGVGLEIFNDFQPGDILEFVRKEKSG; this is encoded by the coding sequence TTGTCTGAGGAACGTAAAGAGATTTCGACGCGGGTGCCTCAGTCTAAGGCGGTCGAATTGCCGGCCGCGATAAGCGTGCGCCAGCTCGCTCAAACTATTCGCCAGAATCCCATCGAAGTCATCAAACAGTTGATGCGAAACGGCCTGATGGCTAACATCAACGAGGTTATCGATTATGAAGCCGCTGCCCGGATCGCCGCGGATTTTGGTATCGAAGCCAAGCCGCAGACGGTCCGCGCCGCTACCAAGAAGAAAAAGCCCGAACATGAAGAGACCAAGAACCTGCCGCTTCGGCCGCCGGTGGTCACTATCATGGGCCATGTTGACCACGGCAAAACGCGCCTGCTGGACGCCATCCGCCAGACCCATGTGATGGAGAGCGAAACTGGCGGCATCACCCAGCATATCGGCGCCTACCAGGTCGATGTCAAAGGGCAGAAGATTACTTTCCTCGACACGCCAGGCCACGAGGCTTTTACCGCCATGCGGGCCCGAGGAGCCCGTTCTACGGATATCACCGTACTAGTGGTAGCTGCTGATGACGGCATCATGCCTCAGACGCTTGAAGCCATAGATCACGCCCGAGCCGCAGGCGTACCCATCGTGGTGGCGATAAATAAAATCGATAAACCTACCGCCAACCCCGACCGGGTAAAACAGCAACTCGCCGACCACGGCCTAGTTGTTGAAGACTGGGGCGGAGACACCATCGCTGTCGGGACCTCTGCCAAGGAACATAAAGGTATCGACGACCTGCTGGAAAACATCCTGCTCGTTGCTGAAATGGAAGACCTGCACGCCGATCCCAACGCTCCTGCCACCGGTGTCGTGATCGAAGCGGAAATGGACAAAAGCCGGGGCGCTATGGCTACGGTTTTGGTCCAAAACGGCTCTCTGAAGATAGGCGATACTATTGTCGTCGGCGATGCCTTCGGCAAGGTCAAAGCAATGTTCAGCGATCAGGGTAAACACCTTCGCAAGGCTGATCCTTCAACTCCCGTGGCCATCCTGGGTTTACCCACCGTTCCGGGGGTGGGTGACAGTTTCGCCGCTGTCGAGTCGGAACGTCAAGCCCGGCAGATCATCTCCGAACGGACGGTCAAGAAACCCGTCACGGTCAGCCTGGCAAGTCTCCATGACCAGATCGCCGCAGGCAAAGTCAAAGAACTCAACATCGTACTTAAGACAGACGTCCAGGGCTCGATCGAACCTATACGCACCTCACTGGAGAAACTGGCTACTGATAACTTAACGGTTCATATTATTCACGCCGGCACCGGTAACATTACCGAAAACGATGTCATGCTGGCCATCGCGTCGCACGGCCTCGTTATCGGCTTCTCGACCGGAGTCGAAACCGGCGCCCAGAAGCTTGCTGAAACCGAAAAAATAGATATCAAGCGCTATGACATCATTTACAACCTGATCGAAGACGTCGATAAAGCTCTCAAGGGTCTTATCGAACCGGAAATTATCGAAGTCGTAGAAGGCCGCGCAGAAGTCCGCGCCGTTTTCCCAGCTGGCAAAAAGGCTAAGGTAGCCGGGGTTTACGTCATCGAAGGCAAAGCGTCACGCGGCGCCCGGGTGCGGGTCATGCGGGGTTCCGAGCAGCTTGCCGAAAGCGCTATCATTTCGCTCAGACGGTTTAAAGATGATGTCCGTGAAGTTGCTGCCGGGTTCGAGTGCGGCGTAGGTCTCGAAATCTTCAACGATTTCCAGCCGGGCGATATCCTGGAGTTCGTGCGTAAGGAAAAGAGCGGGTGA
- the rplJ gene encoding 50S ribosomal protein L10, producing MPNAKVRLKKSQTIDELQKIIGESSVAIITNYRGIKTAELTTLRVKLRNAKMGFKVVKNTLARNAAGGAKKAALKSVFDGPIAMAYGYGEDVAAPAKLIIDHITSTKSTMTIAGGFLGDQPITIPQVTELSKMPPKKVVIGQVLGALQGPLYGLVGVLNAPAAGLVGVLEARIKQLEAK from the coding sequence ATGCCAAATGCAAAGGTAAGGCTCAAGAAAAGCCAGACTATTGACGAACTGCAAAAGATCATCGGTGAGTCCAGCGTGGCGATTATCACGAACTATCGTGGTATCAAGACAGCCGAATTGACCACGCTGAGGGTAAAGCTTCGAAACGCCAAGATGGGATTCAAGGTAGTTAAAAACACACTGGCCCGGAATGCTGCGGGGGGGGCCAAAAAAGCCGCATTAAAAAGCGTTTTCGACGGTCCGATCGCCATGGCTTACGGTTACGGCGAAGACGTTGCCGCGCCCGCCAAGTTGATAATAGATCACATCACCAGTACCAAGTCTACGATGACGATCGCCGGCGGTTTTCTGGGAGACCAGCCGATCACAATACCTCAGGTGACCGAACTGTCAAAGATGCCGCCCAAAAAGGTGGTTATCGGTCAAGTTCTGGGTGCTTTACAGGGTCCTTTGTACGGACTTGTCGGTGTGCTCAACGCTCCCGCCGCCGGTCTGGTAGGTGTCCTGGAAGCCCGAATCAAACAACTGGAAGCAAAATAA
- a CDS encoding DUF502 domain-containing protein — MDTETNVDEKPRQGWFGKNLRRNFLAGLLVLVPVAIVIFVILWFFHTIDGILQPIIRLFFGRTITGLGFAITFVLIYLVGVLASNIVGRRIIQFGEWLVCKLPVLGQLYNAAKQAMSSISGLSRTKAAFREVVLIEYPRKGLRSIGFVTNEIIDSEGRKLTAVYLPTTPVPTSGWLILVTEDQLIRTDISVDTAMKMVISGGIASPPELGARVDGSQGS, encoded by the coding sequence ATGGACACCGAAACAAATGTAGATGAAAAACCGCGCCAGGGGTGGTTTGGTAAAAACCTGCGCCGGAATTTTCTAGCCGGCCTCCTAGTTCTCGTGCCCGTAGCCATAGTCATTTTCGTCATCCTGTGGTTCTTCCACACTATCGACGGGATTCTGCAGCCCATCATCAGGCTTTTTTTCGGCCGCACCATAACCGGCCTCGGATTTGCTATCACTTTCGTGCTGATTTACCTTGTCGGCGTGCTCGCCTCCAACATCGTCGGCCGGCGAATTATTCAGTTCGGAGAATGGCTGGTGTGTAAACTGCCGGTGCTCGGCCAGCTTTACAACGCCGCCAAGCAGGCCATGTCAAGCATCTCCGGCCTCTCCCGGACCAAAGCCGCTTTCCGTGAGGTCGTCCTGATTGAATATCCAAGGAAAGGTCTAAGGTCAATCGGCTTCGTGACTAATGAAATTATTGATTCCGAGGGGCGGAAACTGACAGCGGTGTATCTGCCGACGACACCAGTACCGACTTCGGGTTGGCTCATCCTGGTGACGGAAGACCAGTTGATCCGTACCGACATATCCGTCGATACGGCGATGAAAATGGTGATCTCCGGGGGGATTGCCTCCCCGCCGGAACTGGGAGCCAGAGTTGACGGATCTCAGGGCTCTTAG